One Nitrospirota bacterium genomic window, CGGATGATCCCGTGTTCTATCCGGATCTCACCAGGCCGAAATTGTCCAAGAGCGTCTATCTCGGGAGCAAACGGGCCATCGACGTGCTGGGAAGTCTCGTCTGTCTGACCGTTTTTTCCGCGGTCTTTTTGGCGATTGCGATCGCCATCAAAGCGTCCTCCCGCGGTCCAATCATCTTCAGGCAGGAGAGGATCGGGTTGTACGGACGAAAGTTCGTTTTCTTGAAGTTCCGATCGATGTACATGAACAATGATCCCGCCATCCACAAGGAGTATGTGCACAACCTGATCCTTGGGCAGAAGACCAACGGCAATGGAGGAAACGGATCGAACGGGAACGGCGTCTACAAGATTACGAACGATCATCGGGTCACTCCGCTTGGCCGGTTCCTCAGGAAAACGAGTCTGGATGAGCTTCCTCAGTTCTTTAACGTTCTGATGGGACATATGTCACTGGTCGGGCCACGGCCCCCAATTCCCTACGAGCTGGAGAAATACGAAGTGTGGCATCGGAGGCGTGTGCTGGAGGTCAAGCCGGGGATATCTGGCCTCTGGCAGGTGAGGGGCAGGAGCAGAACCACCTTCGACGAGATGGTGAGGATGGACATCAAGTATCTCAGGGAGCAATCGCTCTGGTTGGATCTGAAGATCCTCCTGCAGACTCCCTGGGCGATGTTCACGGCAAGGGGCGCGTACTAGCCCGGGACTATTCACTGAACGTTCGTAGAGGTAAACGGAAATGATTGGCGTTGGCGTCGTCGGATACGGGTACTGGGGCCCGAACCTGGTACGGAACTTTCACGCGCTTGAGAACGCGAAGGTGGTCAAAGTTTGCGACCGGAACCCGGCGGCCTTGAAGCGTCTCGCCAAGACCTATCCGGGTATTGAAGGTGTGACGAGTGCCGATGAGATCATGAAGTCGACGGAGATCGATGCGGTGGTAATCGCTACGCCGGTCTCCGCGCATTTCGAGTTAGCGAAAGAGGCGCTCCAACACGGCAAGCACATCTTTGTGGAGAAGCCCTTCACGGTAACCTCGGCGCAGTCCGAGAGGCTCATCGAATTGGCGGAGAAAAAGAACCTCAAGATCATGGTCGACCACACCTTCCTGTTTACCGGCTCGGTCAGGAAGATGAAACAGCTGATCGATGACGGCGTGCTGGGTCAGCTCTACTATTACGACTCCACCAGAGTGAACCTCGGCTTGTTTCAGCACGACGTGAACGTCATCTGGGATTTGGCGCCGCACGACCTGTCGATCATGGATTTTCTCCTCAAGGACAAACCAGTGGCGGTGACGGCCAACGGGAGAGCCCATTTCGGAAACGGATTGCAGGATATCGCGTATATCACGGTGTACTTCGCGAACGATATGCTGGCCCACTTCAACGTCAACTGGCTCTCGCCGGTGAAGGTGAGAACGACGCTGATCGGCGGCGAGAAGAAGATGCTTGCCTGGAACGACTTGGAGGCTGATGAGAAGATTCGAATCTATGACAAGGGGATTGAGGTCAAGAGCGGGGAGGGGATCTACAATCTGTTGGTGAGTTATCGCTCGGGGGACATGTGGGTCCCGAGGCTTGAACAGACCGAGGCACTGAAGACCGAGACCGAGTATTTTGTGCACTGTGTGTCGAACAACGAGACCCCGTTCAATGACGGGCGTGCCGGGCTCAGGGTGGTGAGAATGCTCGAGGCGTGTACGGAGTCGCTGGCAAAGGACGGCGGGATGGTTACGCTATGAGCGAGGTGGCTGTCGCGCCGGATGTGCGCTTGGGCAAGGATGTTAAGCTGTCGAAGTTTATCAATCTCTATGGATGTGAGATCGGCGACTGCACGAAAATCGGACCGTTCGTTGAAGTGCAGAAGAACGCGACGATCGGGAAGAACTGCAAGATTTCCAGTCACACCTTCATTTGTGAAGGGGTGACGATCGAGGACAACGTGTTTGTGGGGCACAATGTGTCGTTCGTCAACGACACCTACCCACGAGCCACCACCGCGGACGGCACGTTGCAGACGGAAAAGGACTGGAAGGTGGAGAAAACGCTGGTCAAGAAGGGGGCGTCCATCGGGTCCGGGGCGACCATTCTTGCGAACGTCACCATCGGTGAAAACGCCATCGTGGGGGCCGGCAGCGTCGTGACCAAAGACGTCCGCCCGAACTCCGTGGTTGCGGGCAATCCCGCAAAGTTTCTGAGGAACCTGACCAGTGACAATCGATAAGACTCATGTACCGTTTGTCGACCTGATCACGCCCCATGTGGAACTGGAGCGGGAGTTGACGGCGGTGTTTCAACAAGCTGTCAGGTCAGCTGGATTCATCGGCGGACCGATGGTCAGCGAGTTTGAAAAACGCTTCGCGGAATTCTCCGGGACGTCGCAGTGTGTCGGCGTGAGCAGCGGGACGGACGCCTTGCGATTCGCGTTGATGGCCGCGGGGGTCCAAAAAGGCGACCGGGTGATCACGGTCCCGAACACCTTCATCGCCACGACCGAGGCGATCACCCAAGCGGGCGCCGTACCGGACTTCGTTGATATCGATGAACGCACCTACAACATGGATCCCGAAAAACTTCGCGAGTACATCGAGATCCGGTGCGCCGTCGACAAGAAAACCGGCAGGATCGTCAACCGCGCCACGGGACAGCCGGTATCGGCCGTCGTCCCCGTGCACCTCTACGGCCAGCCGGCCGACATGGACCCCATTTTGGAACTGGCCGAACGGTATGGATTGATCGTGGTTGAAGACGCGTGCCAGGCGCACGGGGCCGAGTACTTGTCCAAGGCGGCTGGAGGGTGGAGGAAGGCCGGCTCGATCGGAAAAGCCGCGGCCTTCAGCTTCTATCCGGGGAAGAATCTGGGGGCGTGCGGAGAAGCGGGGGCGGTGACGACGAACGATGAGGGGATCGCGAGTAAGATTCGGATGCTCCGGGACCACGGACAGGTCAAGAAATACGTCCACGACGTGGAAGGATACAACGGACGGCTCGACGCCATACAGGCGGGTATCCTATCAGTGAAACTCAAACGCTTGCCTGAATGGAATGAAGAGCGCCGCCGCCTGGCGGCTCGTTACAACGAGCTGCTTGGAGACGTTGATGATCTGGTGAGGCCGGTTGAACCAGAATGGGCCAAGTCAGTCTATCACCTTTATGTGGTGCGCGTCCCGGATCGAGATGACGTGCAGAAACACCTCTCGGAGAACGACATCGCCACGGGTTTACATTACCCCGTACCCCTCCATCTTCAGAAGGCCTATGCCGACCTTGGGTACAAGAACGGCGACTTTCCGGTGACTGAGAAGGTCTCCAAGGAGATTCTGTCACTTCCCATGTACCCGGGGTTGGCGGAAAGTCAGCAGCAGCGTGTGGCCGAATGTCTCCAAAAACAGAGATCATAAATCCCCTTGATTATCTAGGATGGGATGACCTAGTTCTCGCCACTGAAGGCTATTCGTTTTTCCACTCCTCAAACTGGGCAAGGGTGTTGCACGAAACATACGGGTACAGGCCTGTCTACTTGACGGCGATGGACGCCGGGAAAATCGTGGCCTCACTCCCGTGTATGGAAATCAAGAGTCTCCTGACGGGAGCGCGAGCGGTTTCTCTCCCCTTTACGGATTACTGCGAAGCTATCGTTGCCCCTGGATCCGAGCACACCGCTCAGTCTCTGTTCGATGAACTCATGGGGTACGGCAAACAAGCCGGCTGGAGGTCCATCGAGATCAGATGCGGCAACCGGCTCTCGGAGGAGGTTCCACCGTTTGCCGTCCACTACGGCCACGTCGTCGACGTTGCGAGGGATGCCGAGGAGTTGCTCTCGGGGCTCCGCGAGAGCACGAGACGCAATATCAAAAAGGCGATCAACGAAGGCGTTCGAGTCGAACTCTCCGATTCCATGGAGTCGCTCCGGACGTTTTATCGGCTGAATTGTCTAACCAGGAGAGAGCACGGGTTGCCTCCGCAACCGTTTCGATTTTTCGAGAAGCTGCATGAACACGTGTTGTCCCAGGGCCGGGGCTTCGTGGCGCTATCGTCGATTCGGAATGAGAGCATCGCCGGCGCCGTCTTTCTGCACTTCGGCGGGACGGCGATCTACAAATACGGCGCCTCGGACAAGAGTTACCAGCACCTCAGGGCGAACAACCTGGTCATGTGGGAGGCGATCAGGTGGTGCTCTGAGAACGGAGTTCGGAATCTTTGTTTGGGAAGAACGGAGCCGGAGCACGACGGTCTCCTGCAATTCAAGCGCGGGTGGGGTGCTCGGGAACGGCGCGTGCACTACTACAAATATGACGTGAGAAGCGCATGGTTCGTCAGCGAGCGGCCCAAGGCACTCGGAGGCCATAAGAAGATCATCCATCGCGTGCCAATTCCTTTGCTGCGGCTTGCAGGTACAGTCTTGTACCGACACATCGGATAGTGGTAACCGGCGTTGCGAGCGATGATCAGCTATCGAGCCAGATTGTTCTATGCCGTCAAGCCGTTCATTCCCAGACGGTTGCAGATACTGCTCCGACGAGCGCTCATTGCCGTGCGGGCGCCGCGGTATCGACACGTGTGGCCCATCAACGAACGATCAAACCGACACCCCGACGGCTGGACCGGCTGGCCTGAACAAAAACGCTTCGCCCTCGTGCTCATGCACGACGTCGAGACCGAGCGGGGTCAAGGCAAGTGCCGCCAATTGATGCAGCTCGAGCAGTCGATGAGTGTTCGGTCCTCGTTCAACTTCGTTCCGGAACGATACGCGGTGTCGTCCAAGCTGCGGCAAGACTTGGGGAACGAGGGATTCGAGATCGGCGTACACGGGCTCAAACACGACGGCAAACTGTTCCTGTCGCGAAAGAGGTTCGATCGACACGCCGCTCGTATCAATCAGTACCTGAAAGAATGGAGAGCCGTCGGGTTTGTCTCGCCGTCGATGCACCGGAATCTGGATTGGATGCATGAACTGGAAATCGAGTACGACACGTCGACATTCGATACCGATCCATTTGAACCGCAACCTGATGGGGTCCAGACGATCTTCCCGTTTGCTGTTCAAGGGGATCAGGGCAGGAGAGGATACGTTGAACTGCCGTACACACTCCCGCAGGACTTCACCCTGTTTGTCCTCATGCGGGAAACGAACATCGATATTTGGAAACGGAAACTAGATTGGATTGCTGACAACGGGGGCATGGCGCTCCTGATCACGCATCCCGACTATATGGCTGACAGCCATGCTCCGATGGCGCCTGATGAGTACCCGATGACACGGTACCGGGAGCTGCTGGAGTACGTTCGGAGCAGATACGACGGTCAATATTGGAACCCCTTGCCACGAGAAATCGCGCGATTCTGGCGAGCACAGTGTGATAATCGAATCGTGACGAGGAGCACGACGCCGGCGCAGATATCACGGCCAGACCGAACAGGTGGGAAGAGAAGACTACGTGCGTGCATGGTGGCCTACACATTTTATGACACGGATAACCGGGTCAAGCGATATGCCGAGACGCTGAAGCGGCATGGAGCCGATGTAGACGTGATCGCATTGCGGAAGGAGGGGGAGGCATCGTGCGCCTGCATCAACGGGGTTGATGTCTCGCGCGTCCAGAAGCGGGTTGTGAACGAACGGGGGGCGCTGACGTATCTCACGCGGCTTCTCGCGTTCCTGATTAAGTCGACGGTGCTTTTGACCGGCAGGAGTCTCACCAAGCGTTACGATCTCATCCATGTCCACAACGTGCCGGACTTTCAGGTGTTTGCCGCGCTCGTGCCCAAGCTCGCCGGGTCCAAGATCATCTTGGATATCCATGACATTCTCCCGGAGTTTTATGCGAGCAAGTTCAGTGCGGGGCAGCAATCAATCGCGTACCAGGCGTTGCTGCGCCTTGAGAAATGGTCGACCGCGCTGGCCGACCACGTGATCATCTCCAATCACCTTTGGGAACAGCGGCTCGTGGCTCGCTCGGTCAAGAAAGACAAGTGCACGACGATCATGAACTACCCCGATCCGAGGGTGTTCTCGCAGCGACGCAATGGCAAGGTGCCCGACAAGTTCATCATGATCTACCCCGGCACGCTCAACTGGCATCAGGGCGTCGACATCGCGGTCAGGGCGTTTGCCCTGATTAAAGACAACGCGCCGCACGCGGAATTCCACATCTATGGCGACGGGCCGATGCGGGGGGACCTCCAACGGCTTATCTCGGATCTTGGTGTACGGGATAGAGTGTTCTTGAGGGGGGCTCTGCCGTCGGAGGAGATTGCAATGGTGATGGCGAAGTCGGATCTGGGGGTGGTTCCGAAGAGGAATGATTCATTCGGTGGCGATGCGTTCAGCACCAAGATATTCGAGTTCATGGCCCTGGGTGTTCCAGTTGTCGTGGCGGAAACGCGGATCGACCGCTACTACTTCGACGATACCATCGTGAGGTTTTTTGAGCCTGAGAATGCCGCGAGCCTGGCGATGGCGATTGAGGAGTTGGTCCGCAGCAAGGAACAGCGGGATCGGTTAGCAGCCAACGCCGCGGCGTTTGTCAGTTCCTACACATGGGACAGGAGAGAGAACGACTACCTGTCGCTCGTCGGCCATCTCGTAGGA contains:
- a CDS encoding sugar transferase translates to MIPPKKKLKRGRGPAGPHDPVSFLVDPEFDIYIEDYFIERLCSERQRTARSQKPLLMMLLDIERLPERERRDTIKKVVTVLSATVRETDLKGWYKNDSVIGVLFTEVADVDRESLRQKIYAKLCDKLKSAQASRIDISFHAFPEDPPEGSNDREQGPHKQTTSDDPVFYPDLTRPKLSKSVYLGSKRAIDVLGSLVCLTVFSAVFLAIAIAIKASSRGPIIFRQERIGLYGRKFVFLKFRSMYMNNDPAIHKEYVHNLILGQKTNGNGGNGSNGNGVYKITNDHRVTPLGRFLRKTSLDELPQFFNVLMGHMSLVGPRPPIPYELEKYEVWHRRRVLEVKPGISGLWQVRGRSRTTFDEMVRMDIKYLREQSLWLDLKILLQTPWAMFTARGAY
- a CDS encoding Gfo/Idh/MocA family oxidoreductase → MIGVGVVGYGYWGPNLVRNFHALENAKVVKVCDRNPAALKRLAKTYPGIEGVTSADEIMKSTEIDAVVIATPVSAHFELAKEALQHGKHIFVEKPFTVTSAQSERLIELAEKKNLKIMVDHTFLFTGSVRKMKQLIDDGVLGQLYYYDSTRVNLGLFQHDVNVIWDLAPHDLSIMDFLLKDKPVAVTANGRAHFGNGLQDIAYITVYFANDMLAHFNVNWLSPVKVRTTLIGGEKKMLAWNDLEADEKIRIYDKGIEVKSGEGIYNLLVSYRSGDMWVPRLEQTEALKTETEYFVHCVSNNETPFNDGRAGLRVVRMLEACTESLAKDGGMVTL
- a CDS encoding acyltransferase; protein product: MSEVAVAPDVRLGKDVKLSKFINLYGCEIGDCTKIGPFVEVQKNATIGKNCKISSHTFICEGVTIEDNVFVGHNVSFVNDTYPRATTADGTLQTEKDWKVEKTLVKKGASIGSGATILANVTIGENAIVGAGSVVTKDVRPNSVVAGNPAKFLRNLTSDNR
- a CDS encoding DegT/DnrJ/EryC1/StrS family aminotransferase, whose amino-acid sequence is MTIDKTHVPFVDLITPHVELERELTAVFQQAVRSAGFIGGPMVSEFEKRFAEFSGTSQCVGVSSGTDALRFALMAAGVQKGDRVITVPNTFIATTEAITQAGAVPDFVDIDERTYNMDPEKLREYIEIRCAVDKKTGRIVNRATGQPVSAVVPVHLYGQPADMDPILELAERYGLIVVEDACQAHGAEYLSKAAGGWRKAGSIGKAAAFSFYPGKNLGACGEAGAVTTNDEGIASKIRMLRDHGQVKKYVHDVEGYNGRLDAIQAGILSVKLKRLPEWNEERRRLAARYNELLGDVDDLVRPVEPEWAKSVYHLYVVRVPDRDDVQKHLSENDIATGLHYPVPLHLQKAYADLGYKNGDFPVTEKVSKEILSLPMYPGLAESQQQRVAECLQKQRS
- a CDS encoding GNAT family N-acetyltransferase; the protein is MSPKTEIINPLDYLGWDDLVLATEGYSFFHSSNWARVLHETYGYRPVYLTAMDAGKIVASLPCMEIKSLLTGARAVSLPFTDYCEAIVAPGSEHTAQSLFDELMGYGKQAGWRSIEIRCGNRLSEEVPPFAVHYGHVVDVARDAEELLSGLRESTRRNIKKAINEGVRVELSDSMESLRTFYRLNCLTRREHGLPPQPFRFFEKLHEHVLSQGRGFVALSSIRNESIAGAVFLHFGGTAIYKYGASDKSYQHLRANNLVMWEAIRWCSENGVRNLCLGRTEPEHDGLLQFKRGWGARERRVHYYKYDVRSAWFVSERPKALGGHKKIIHRVPIPLLRLAGTVLYRHIG
- a CDS encoding glycosyltransferase; this encodes MISYRARLFYAVKPFIPRRLQILLRRALIAVRAPRYRHVWPINERSNRHPDGWTGWPEQKRFALVLMHDVETERGQGKCRQLMQLEQSMSVRSSFNFVPERYAVSSKLRQDLGNEGFEIGVHGLKHDGKLFLSRKRFDRHAARINQYLKEWRAVGFVSPSMHRNLDWMHELEIEYDTSTFDTDPFEPQPDGVQTIFPFAVQGDQGRRGYVELPYTLPQDFTLFVLMRETNIDIWKRKLDWIADNGGMALLITHPDYMADSHAPMAPDEYPMTRYRELLEYVRSRYDGQYWNPLPREIARFWRAQCDNRIVTRSTTPAQISRPDRTGGKRRLRACMVAYTFYDTDNRVKRYAETLKRHGADVDVIALRKEGEASCACINGVDVSRVQKRVVNERGALTYLTRLLAFLIKSTVLLTGRSLTKRYDLIHVHNVPDFQVFAALVPKLAGSKIILDIHDILPEFYASKFSAGQQSIAYQALLRLEKWSTALADHVIISNHLWEQRLVARSVKKDKCTTIMNYPDPRVFSQRRNGKVPDKFIMIYPGTLNWHQGVDIAVRAFALIKDNAPHAEFHIYGDGPMRGDLQRLISDLGVRDRVFLRGALPSEEIAMVMAKSDLGVVPKRNDSFGGDAFSTKIFEFMALGVPVVVAETRIDRYYFDDTIVRFFEPENAASLAMAIEELVRSKEQRDRLAANAAAFVSSYTWDRRENDYLSLVGHLVGQGTR